Proteins from a single region of Azospira inquinata:
- a CDS encoding copper resistance system multicopper oxidase — protein sequence MSSLPSSPRRPDRRRFVQGLGAGSLLLGLGTRALASPGMGPAVTEAVPPAGLGTAPVLRGREFHLVIAQTRVNFTGRPGLATTLNGSFPGPTLVWKEGETVTIHVTNRLAEATSIHWHGILLPYEMDGVPGVSFAGIAPGATFTYRFQVRQKGTFWYHSHSGMQELTGLYGAIIIEPAIPEGLGADREHILHLGDWTDEDPMAVFAKLKVLSDYYNRLRPTAPDFFRDVARLGWQQALTKRRMWQRMRMNPTDLADLSADTLTYLINGQPPAGNWTGLFRPGERVRLRFINGAAHTFYDVRIPGLALTLVQADGTDLEPVTVEEFRLGPGETYDALVTPRDEAYTVFAQAMDRSGYARATLAVQDGLEAPIPALDPPQWLNMDDMMGAMMGGQGTPRAVHHAQTEYGPGTDMRVDVPRINLDDPGVGLRHNGRRVLTLADQHTRGGDPDPREPDRELELHLTGNMERYTWSLDGLPFGPSTPIHFRPGERLRVVFHNDTMMTHPMHLHGMWSDVEDPAGHFLVRRHTVPVQPAQQVALRITAENLGRWVWHCHLMLHMAAGMFREVVVA from the coding sequence CCCGACCGCCGCCGCTTTGTCCAAGGATTGGGGGCGGGCAGCCTGTTGCTGGGCCTGGGGACCCGCGCCCTGGCCTCCCCGGGCATGGGCCCAGCGGTCACCGAAGCGGTACCCCCGGCGGGCCTGGGCACCGCCCCCGTGTTACGGGGCCGGGAATTCCATCTGGTCATCGCCCAGACCCGGGTCAATTTCACCGGCCGCCCGGGCCTGGCCACCACGCTCAATGGCAGTTTTCCCGGCCCCACCCTGGTGTGGAAGGAGGGGGAAACGGTCACGATTCACGTCACCAACCGGCTGGCGGAGGCCACCTCCATTCACTGGCACGGCATTTTGCTGCCCTACGAGATGGATGGGGTACCCGGGGTGAGCTTCGCCGGCATCGCCCCGGGCGCCACCTTCACCTACCGTTTTCAGGTGCGCCAGAAGGGCACCTTCTGGTACCACTCCCATTCCGGTATGCAGGAACTCACCGGTCTTTACGGGGCCATTATCATTGAACCCGCCATTCCCGAAGGCCTGGGGGCGGATCGGGAACATATCCTCCACCTGGGGGATTGGACCGACGAAGACCCCATGGCCGTCTTTGCCAAGCTCAAGGTCCTGAGCGATTACTACAACCGGCTGCGGCCCACGGCCCCGGACTTTTTCCGGGACGTGGCCCGGCTGGGCTGGCAGCAGGCCCTAACCAAGCGCCGCATGTGGCAGCGCATGCGCATGAATCCCACGGATCTGGCCGATCTTTCGGCGGATACCCTGACTTACCTGATCAACGGCCAGCCCCCAGCGGGCAACTGGACCGGCCTCTTCCGCCCGGGAGAGCGGGTGCGCCTGCGCTTCATCAACGGGGCCGCCCATACCTTTTACGATGTGCGCATCCCCGGTCTAGCCCTGACCCTGGTCCAGGCCGACGGCACGGACCTGGAGCCGGTGACCGTGGAGGAATTTCGCCTGGGCCCGGGGGAAACCTACGACGCCCTGGTGACGCCCCGGGACGAGGCCTACACGGTCTTCGCCCAGGCCATGGACCGGAGCGGCTACGCCCGGGCCACCCTGGCGGTGCAGGACGGTCTGGAAGCCCCCATTCCGGCCCTGGACCCGCCCCAATGGCTGAACATGGACGACATGATGGGAGCCATGATGGGCGGCCAGGGAACGCCCCGGGCGGTACACCACGCCCAAACGGAATACGGCCCGGGCACGGACATGCGGGTGGATGTGCCCCGCATCAACCTGGACGACCCGGGGGTGGGCCTGCGCCACAACGGCCGCCGGGTGCTGACCCTGGCGGACCAGCACACCCGGGGCGGGGACCCGGACCCCCGGGAGCCGGATCGGGAACTGGAACTCCACCTCACGGGCAACATGGAGCGCTACACCTGGTCCCTGGACGGCCTCCCCTTCGGCCCATCCACCCCCATTCACTTCCGCCCCGGGGAACGGCTCCGGGTGGTGTTTCACAACGACACCATGATGACCCACCCCATGCACCTCCACGGCATGTGGAGCGATGTGGAAGACCCGGCAGGCCACTTCCTGGTGCGCCGCCACACCGTGCCGGTCCAGCCCGCCCAGCAGGTGGCCCTGCGCATTACAGCGGAAAACCTGGGGCGCTGGGTCTGGCATTGCCACCTGATGCTCCACATGGCGGCGGGCATGTTCCGGGAAGTGGTGGTGGCCTGA
- a CDS encoding copper resistance protein B, with the protein MAVLFPSRPTCPRLFPDAPRHRSLPSTGCIPLLLGVLLPLLSGAPAQAAPQIAPPAAITSAATAAASEDPMMSMDMDAEMDDAQGGPPPADARDPHAYSDGYTRDAGPYRLPGLPPLKLADEASFAALHLDRLEHVSTKNGNANAYDAQAWFGQDFDRLVLKAEGEHARGRFQEARSEVLWSHALAPYWDVQSGLRYDSGGHQNRTWLALGLQGLAPYWFDVEATLYLGSDGRSALRAAAEYDLLLTRRLILQPRLELNAYGKDDPAREVGRGVTDSTWGLRLRYEFTRQFAPYLGVERATRWGRSANLAEAEGNPRQETRWVAGLRFWF; encoded by the coding sequence ATGGCCGTTTTGTTCCCCTCCCGCCCCACTTGCCCCCGTCTTTTTCCGGACGCACCCCGGCACCGAAGCCTGCCTTCCACCGGATGCATCCCCCTGCTGCTCGGGGTGCTGCTGCCCCTGCTCTCCGGCGCCCCGGCTCAGGCGGCGCCCCAGATAGCGCCCCCAGCGGCCATAACCAGCGCAGCCACTGCGGCTGCCAGCGAAGACCCCATGATGTCCATGGACATGGATGCTGAAATGGACGACGCCCAGGGCGGTCCCCCACCGGCGGACGCCCGGGACCCCCACGCCTACAGCGACGGCTATACCCGGGACGCCGGCCCCTACCGTCTGCCCGGTCTTCCCCCCTTGAAACTGGCGGATGAAGCCAGTTTCGCCGCCCTGCACCTGGACCGGCTGGAACATGTCTCCACCAAAAACGGCAACGCCAACGCCTACGACGCCCAGGCCTGGTTTGGCCAGGACTTTGACCGGCTAGTGCTGAAGGCGGAAGGAGAACACGCCCGGGGCCGCTTCCAGGAAGCCCGCAGCGAGGTGCTGTGGAGCCACGCCCTGGCCCCCTATTGGGACGTGCAAAGTGGCCTGCGCTATGACAGCGGCGGCCACCAGAACCGGACCTGGCTGGCCCTGGGCCTCCAGGGGCTGGCCCCCTACTGGTTCGACGTGGAAGCCACCCTTTACCTGGGCAGCGACGGCCGCAGCGCCCTACGGGCGGCAGCGGAATACGACCTGCTCCTGACCCGGCGCCTGATCCTCCAGCCCCGGCTGGAATTGAATGCCTACGGCAAGGACGACCCGGCCCGGGAAGTGGGCCGGGGAGTGACAGACAGTACCTGGGGCCTGCGCCTGCGCTACGAATTCACCCGCCAGTTTGCCCCCTACCTGGGGGTGGAACGGGCTACCCGGTGGGGCC